In Janthinobacterium rivuli, a single genomic region encodes these proteins:
- a CDS encoding DeoR/GlpR family DNA-binding transcription regulator: MILNPRQRRLLEVVRQKVTMSVEELAQQLDVTPQTVRRDVKQMEEARLLARYHGGVGLPSSVENIDYSQRQVFNSDAKRRIAAAVAAQVPHGCSLLINIGTTTEEVARALGRHTGLHVVTNNLNVAAILADNAACEVIVAGGVVRGRDRGIVGEATIDFIRQFKVDIGIIGISSIDEDGSLRDFDAREVKVAQAIIEQSREVWLVADQHKFGRKALVRLADLAQIDVLFTDAPPPPRFAEVLREAGVKVVLA, from the coding sequence ATGATTTTGAATCCCCGCCAGCGCCGCCTGCTCGAAGTGGTGCGCCAGAAGGTCACCATGTCCGTCGAAGAGCTGGCCCAGCAGCTGGACGTGACGCCGCAAACCGTGCGCCGCGACGTCAAGCAGATGGAGGAAGCGCGCCTGCTTGCCCGCTACCACGGCGGCGTCGGCTTGCCCTCGTCCGTGGAAAACATCGATTACAGCCAGCGGCAAGTATTCAACAGCGACGCCAAGCGGCGCATTGCCGCCGCCGTCGCCGCGCAAGTGCCGCATGGCTGTTCGCTGCTGATCAATATCGGCACGACGACCGAGGAAGTGGCGCGCGCGCTGGGCCGGCACACGGGTTTGCACGTGGTGACGAACAACCTGAACGTGGCCGCCATCCTGGCCGACAACGCCGCCTGCGAAGTCATCGTGGCCGGCGGCGTGGTGCGCGGGCGGGACCGCGGCATCGTCGGCGAAGCGACGATCGACTTCATCCGCCAGTTCAAGGTCGACATCGGCATCATCGGCATTTCCAGCATCGACGAAGACGGCAGCCTGCGCGACTTCGATGCGCGCGAAGTGAAGGTGGCGCAAGCCATCATCGAGCAATCGCGCGAAGTGTGGCTGGTGGCCGACCAGCATAAATTCGGCCGCAAGGCGCTGGTGCGGCTGGCCGATCTGGCGCAAATCGACGTCTTGTTTACGGATGCGCCGCCGCCGCCCCGCTTTGCCGAAGTATTGCGCGAAGCGGGCGTGAAGGTGGTGCTGGCCTGA